Proteins from a genomic interval of Caulobacter sp. NIBR1757:
- a CDS encoding calcium-binding protein, with protein MVKASLFNPSINFGQALGDTYSSIENLTGSNFNDSLFGDSGNNILEGGLGADLLNGGSGSDTASYRTASAAVVASLASPAANIGAAAGDTYVGIENLTGSSFDDTLTGNAVANILIGGAGADSLNGGLGLDTASYSGATAGVIASLTSTVANSGDAAGDSYISIENLTGSNYSDKLTGNDQVNHIVGGDGHDSLVGLAGDDVLIGGAGQDTLTGGAGADRFVFGPGDGANTIADFQDGIDHLDVTAYGGYMSIAQLAAGAKVVFADGGYVILTGVTAAQLTAADFIGLPAPFAADPKADWLFG; from the coding sequence ATGGTGAAGGCCAGTCTGTTCAACCCGAGCATCAATTTCGGCCAGGCGCTGGGCGACACCTACAGCAGCATCGAGAATCTGACCGGGTCCAACTTCAACGACAGCCTGTTCGGCGATTCCGGGAATAACATCCTCGAAGGCGGCCTCGGCGCCGACCTGCTCAATGGCGGAAGCGGCTCCGACACCGCCTCCTACCGGACGGCGAGCGCCGCCGTCGTCGCCTCCCTGGCCAGTCCCGCCGCCAATATCGGCGCGGCCGCCGGCGACACCTATGTCGGCATCGAGAACCTGACGGGGTCCAGCTTCGACGACACCCTGACCGGCAACGCCGTCGCCAACATCCTGATCGGCGGCGCCGGCGCCGACAGCCTCAACGGCGGCCTGGGTCTCGACACGGCCTCCTACTCGGGGGCGACCGCCGGCGTGATCGCCTCGCTGACCAGCACCGTGGCCAACAGCGGCGACGCGGCGGGCGACAGCTACATCTCGATCGAGAACCTGACCGGCTCGAACTACAGCGACAAACTGACCGGCAACGATCAGGTCAACCACATCGTGGGCGGGGACGGCCACGACAGCCTGGTCGGGCTGGCCGGCGACGACGTCCTCATCGGCGGGGCGGGCCAGGACACCCTGACCGGCGGGGCCGGCGCCGATCGCTTCGTGTTCGGGCCCGGCGACGGGGCCAATACCATCGCCGACTTCCAGGACGGCATCGACCACCTCGATGTCACCGCCTACGGCGGCTACATGTCGATCGCCCAGCTGGCGGCCGGGGCCAAGGTCGTCTTCGCCGACGGCGGCTATGTCATCCTCACCGGCGTCACGGCGGCCCAGCTGACGGCCGCCGACTTCATCGGCCTGCCCGCTCCGTTCGCAGCCGATCCCAAGGCGGACTGGCTGTTCGGCTAG
- a CDS encoding calcium-binding protein, whose amino-acid sequence MIKSRKFLLDDQPLSLTTIPPLGFVLNGTAGHDTLTGGAGNDTLNGLDGDDVLLGGAGKDALNGGAGSDTASYANATSMVKASLLDPSINFGHALGDTYSGIENLRGSDFNDSLFGDAGYNILEGGKGADLINGGLGVDTASYAHAAAGVTVKMLSQGGNTGEAAGDNLVGIENLLGSDFNDTLVGNNASNVLYGGKGADVLNGGGGVDTASYLFATAGVAVSLQVGVEGEGEAKGDEFIAIEILEGSAFDDILSGDFSANGLVGGDGDDRLAGYGGGDILDGGAGNDTAEFAYSTIGSVISLANAAQNTGEAAGTTFHAIENLVGTSGADKLIGDGADNILQGGLGSDILIGGAGSDTASYDYASQGVTVFLNAPILNVGEAAGDSYSEIENVLGSRFDDDIFGDSGGNVLSGLVGADLLSGGAGDDVLHGGEGADTLNGGSGADTLDGGPSGDPGRDTASYSGADAGVTVDLLDNTNNTGEAAGDVLIQIENLTGSNFNDVLVGDATNNRLTGGAGNDKIDGGANSNTLIGGSGADQFKIGPGSGTDTIEDFVLGQDLIDLSRYGSYQSVIQNGADAVVVVDGIRHVILKGINASAINDSSFMNLALPPPPPPPPPPPPPPPPATAGSEATINGTAGANSIEGTMLFETINGLDGNDRLSGMGGADVLVGGAGADKLSGGDGDDVLIGGAGQDTLTGGLGADIFVLAPGDGANTIADFQDGIDLIDISAYGSYTGITQMAAGAKILFADGGYATLTGVMAAQLTAADFITGMSPPPPPPPPPPPPPPPPPPPPPPPPPPPPMMAGSEATLNGTAGANTINGTALFETINGLDGNDTLNGMGGADVLVGGNGADKLFGGDGDDFLTGGAGQDTLTGGLGVDTFVFGPGDGANTIADFQDGIDLIDITAYGAYSSISQLAAGAKIIFADGGYVILTGVMATSLTAADFIGLGGPAPLDPKADWLFE is encoded by the coding sequence ATGATCAAGTCCCGCAAGTTTCTCTTGGACGACCAACCGCTGAGCCTGACCACGATACCGCCGCTGGGGTTCGTCCTCAACGGCACGGCTGGCCATGACACCCTGACCGGTGGGGCGGGCAATGATACGCTGAACGGCCTGGACGGAGACGACGTGCTCCTCGGCGGGGCGGGCAAGGACGCCCTCAACGGCGGCGCGGGCTCCGACACCGCCAGCTACGCCAACGCCACCTCGATGGTGAAGGCCAGCCTGCTCGATCCCAGCATCAACTTCGGCCATGCCCTGGGCGACACCTACAGCGGCATCGAGAACCTGCGTGGTTCTGACTTCAACGACAGCCTGTTCGGCGATGCCGGCTACAACATCCTCGAGGGCGGCAAGGGCGCCGACCTGATCAATGGCGGCCTCGGCGTCGATACCGCCTCCTACGCCCACGCCGCGGCGGGAGTCACCGTCAAGATGCTATCGCAAGGCGGCAATACCGGCGAGGCCGCCGGCGACAACCTGGTCGGTATCGAAAACCTGCTGGGCTCGGACTTCAACGACACCCTGGTCGGCAACAATGCTTCCAACGTCCTCTACGGTGGCAAGGGAGCCGACGTCCTCAACGGCGGCGGCGGCGTCGATACGGCGTCCTACCTTTTCGCGACCGCTGGCGTAGCGGTCTCGCTGCAAGTCGGCGTTGAGGGTGAGGGCGAGGCGAAGGGAGACGAATTCATCGCCATCGAGATTCTGGAGGGGTCGGCGTTCGATGACATACTTTCCGGCGACTTCTCCGCCAACGGACTGGTCGGTGGGGACGGTGACGACCGCCTGGCCGGCTACGGCGGCGGCGACATCCTCGACGGCGGGGCGGGAAATGACACCGCCGAGTTCGCCTACAGCACCATCGGCTCGGTGATCAGTCTGGCCAACGCCGCCCAGAACACCGGCGAGGCCGCGGGCACGACCTTCCACGCCATCGAGAACCTGGTGGGCACTTCGGGCGCCGACAAGCTGATCGGCGACGGGGCCGACAACATCCTGCAAGGCGGCCTGGGCTCGGACATCCTCATCGGGGGAGCCGGCAGCGACACCGCCAGTTATGACTACGCCTCCCAGGGCGTGACGGTGTTCCTGAACGCCCCGATCCTCAACGTCGGCGAGGCCGCCGGCGACAGCTACAGCGAGATCGAGAACGTCCTGGGCAGTCGGTTCGACGACGACATCTTCGGCGACAGCGGGGGCAATGTCCTTAGCGGTCTGGTTGGCGCGGACCTGCTGTCGGGCGGCGCCGGAGACGATGTCCTGCACGGCGGCGAAGGGGCCGACACTCTGAACGGCGGCAGCGGGGCCGATACGCTGGACGGCGGCCCCAGCGGGGACCCGGGAAGGGACACTGCCAGCTACTCCGGCGCCGACGCGGGCGTGACGGTCGATCTTCTCGACAACACCAACAACACGGGCGAAGCCGCCGGCGACGTCTTGATCCAGATCGAAAACCTGACCGGATCCAACTTCAACGATGTGCTGGTCGGCGATGCCACGAACAATCGCCTGACCGGTGGAGCCGGCAACGATAAAATCGACGGTGGGGCCAACTCCAATACACTGATCGGCGGCTCCGGCGCCGATCAGTTCAAGATCGGCCCAGGTTCCGGAACCGATACCATCGAAGACTTCGTCCTGGGTCAGGATCTGATCGATCTAAGCCGATACGGCAGCTACCAGAGCGTCATCCAGAACGGCGCCGACGCCGTCGTCGTCGTGGACGGCATTCGCCACGTCATCCTCAAGGGGATCAATGCTTCGGCGATCAACGACAGCAGCTTCATGAACCTGGCGCTGCCGCCACCGCCCCCGCCGCCGCCACCTCCCCCTCCGCCGCCTCCGCCCGCCACGGCGGGATCGGAAGCGACGATCAACGGCACGGCCGGCGCCAACTCCATCGAGGGCACGATGCTGTTCGAGACCATCAACGGCCTAGACGGCAACGACAGGCTCAGCGGCATGGGCGGGGCTGACGTGCTGGTCGGCGGCGCCGGGGCCGACAAGCTGTCTGGCGGCGATGGCGACGACGTCCTGATCGGCGGCGCGGGTCAGGACACCCTGACCGGCGGGTTGGGCGCGGACATCTTCGTGCTGGCGCCCGGCGACGGAGCCAACACCATCGCCGACTTCCAGGACGGTATCGACCTGATCGATATCAGCGCCTACGGCAGCTATACCGGCATCACCCAGATGGCCGCCGGCGCCAAGATTCTGTTCGCCGACGGCGGCTACGCCACCCTGACCGGCGTCATGGCGGCCCAGCTCACGGCGGCCGACTTCATCACCGGCATGTCGCCGCCGCCTCCTCCGCCTCCGCCTCCCCCTCCCCCTCCTCCGCCCCCACCGCCGCCGCCGCCTCCGCCGCCTCCCCCGCCGCCCATGATGGCCGGCTCGGAGGCGACGCTGAACGGCACGGCCGGCGCCAACACCATCAACGGGACCGCTCTGTTCGAGACCATCAACGGCCTCGACGGCAACGACACCCTGAACGGCATGGGCGGGGCTGACGTCCTGGTCGGCGGCAATGGCGCCGACAAGCTGTTCGGCGGCGACGGCGACGATTTCCTGACCGGCGGCGCCGGTCAGGATACGTTGACCGGAGGCCTGGGCGTCGACACCTTCGTCTTTGGTCCGGGCGACGGCGCCAACACCATCGCCGACTTCCAGGACGGCATCGACCTGATCGATATCACCGCCTACGGCGCCTACAGTTCGATCAGCCAGCTGGCCGCCGGCGCCAAGATCATCTTCGCCGACGGCGGCTACGTCATCCTGACCGGTGTCATGGCCACCAGCCTGACCGCCGCCGACTTCATCGGCCTGGGCGGCCCCGCCCCGCTCGATCCCAAGGCCGACTGGCTGTTCGAATAG
- a CDS encoding helix-turn-helix transcriptional regulator: MQTDTFAAKLDLALKVLSMSRSRMASELGVDKSVIGRWLAGQVRPSPHNLERLTAVIAARRSSFIMLDWDRDLAGFGAALGAPSDVRPSRFGAGLPLPLLDQIAAKTDRRASAYEGFFRTTRPSALMPGRYLHDHGIVRRDASGLMAYRMGIAGTEYEGWLLPVHNQIICISTDLTSGAMAFGIFNGVSQPAVDLIDGITLSTALDPGRTIIAAPIILQRLGPLSGDDEADEARYRELVASPPLAAEGTVPQAIQDHLSRDFGPSEMARGGDWMMTLGLARSIARGVLFSEPGA; encoded by the coding sequence ATGCAAACCGATACGTTCGCCGCCAAGCTGGACCTGGCGCTCAAGGTGCTGTCGATGAGCCGTAGCCGGATGGCCTCCGAGCTGGGAGTCGACAAGTCGGTCATCGGCCGCTGGCTGGCCGGTCAGGTGAGACCCTCGCCGCACAACCTGGAACGGCTGACGGCGGTGATCGCGGCGCGGCGGTCCAGCTTCATCATGCTGGACTGGGACCGCGACCTGGCCGGCTTCGGCGCCGCCCTGGGGGCGCCGTCGGATGTGCGGCCGTCGCGGTTCGGCGCCGGCCTGCCGTTGCCGTTGCTCGACCAGATCGCCGCCAAGACCGACCGCCGGGCGAGCGCCTACGAGGGCTTCTTCCGCACGACGCGGCCATCGGCCCTGATGCCGGGTCGCTATCTGCACGACCACGGCATCGTGCGCCGCGACGCCTCGGGCCTGATGGCCTACCGCATGGGGATCGCCGGAACCGAATATGAGGGCTGGCTGTTGCCGGTGCACAACCAGATCATCTGCATCTCGACCGATCTGACCAGCGGCGCCATGGCCTTCGGCATCTTCAACGGCGTCTCGCAGCCGGCCGTCGATCTGATCGACGGCATCACCCTGTCGACCGCGCTGGACCCGGGCCGGACCATCATCGCCGCCCCCATCATCCTGCAGCGGCTGGGCCCGCTGAGCGGCGATGACGAGGCCGACGAGGCCCGCTACCGCGAGCTGGTCGCCAGCCCGCCGCTGGCCGCCGAGGGGACGGTTCCGCAAGCCATCCAGGATCACCTGTCGCGGGACTTCGGGCCCAGCGAGATGGCCAGGGGTGGCGATTGGATGATGACCCTGGGGCTGGCGCGGTCGATCGCGCGGGGCGTGCTGTTCTCCGAGCCCGGAGCCTGA
- a CDS encoding SDR family NAD(P)-dependent oxidoreductase, with protein MADIRFDGKVAIVTGAGGGLGRQHALELARRGAKVLVNDLGGSMDGSGGGSDAANKVVEEIKALGGEAIANGSSVTDDAGVALMVKQAMDAWGRIDILIANAGVLRDKSFSKMTLEDFEFVLGVHLLGTVKPAKAVWEIMKEQNYGRIVVTTSSSGLYGNFGQSNYGAAKLGIIGFMNTLKLEGQKNNIHVNAISPVAATRMTEGLMPPEVLEKLKPEYVTPAVVYLASDEAPTGAIVTAGAGVFALSRIIETEGVYLGEGGLSVEEVRDNWAKITDETGQKAYFAGGEQGQKFFRKMAGG; from the coding sequence ATGGCCGACATCCGCTTCGACGGCAAAGTCGCGATCGTCACCGGGGCCGGCGGCGGCCTTGGCCGTCAGCACGCTCTGGAACTGGCCCGTCGCGGCGCCAAGGTCCTGGTCAACGACCTGGGCGGCAGCATGGACGGCTCGGGCGGCGGCTCCGACGCGGCCAACAAGGTGGTCGAGGAAATCAAGGCGCTCGGCGGTGAAGCCATCGCCAACGGCAGCTCGGTTACCGACGACGCCGGCGTCGCCCTGATGGTCAAGCAGGCGATGGACGCCTGGGGCCGCATCGACATCCTGATCGCCAACGCCGGCGTGCTGCGCGACAAGTCCTTCTCCAAGATGACCCTGGAAGACTTCGAGTTCGTGCTCGGCGTCCACCTGCTCGGCACCGTCAAGCCGGCCAAGGCGGTCTGGGAGATCATGAAGGAACAGAATTACGGCCGCATCGTCGTCACGACCTCGTCGTCGGGCCTCTACGGTAACTTCGGCCAGTCCAACTATGGCGCCGCCAAGCTGGGCATCATCGGCTTCATGAACACCCTGAAGCTTGAGGGCCAGAAGAACAACATCCACGTCAACGCCATCAGCCCGGTCGCCGCCACCCGCATGACCGAAGGCCTGATGCCGCCGGAAGTGCTGGAAAAGCTGAAGCCGGAATACGTCACCCCGGCCGTCGTCTACCTGGCCTCGGACGAAGCCCCGACGGGCGCCATCGTCACCGCCGGCGCCGGCGTCTTCGCCCTGTCGCGCATCATCGAGACCGAGGGCGTCTACCTCGGCGAAGGCGGCCTGTCGGTCGAGGAAGTCCGCGACAACTGGGCCAAGATCACCGACGAGACCGGCCAGAAGGCCTATTTCGCCGGCGGCGAACAGGGCCAGAAGTTCTTCCGCAAGATGGCCGGCGGGTGA
- a CDS encoding helix-turn-helix transcriptional regulator yields MGNDIDVHLGKRLRRRRRLLGLTQQQLAGSVGVRFQQIQKYECGANRISAARLWQLSEALEVPVGYFYDGLSETDRPQAAANDGEGGGEMFARKETLDLIRAYYQLGERPRRRLLDLAKSLNGDIEVA; encoded by the coding sequence ATGGGCAACGACATCGACGTTCACCTCGGCAAGCGGCTGCGCCGCCGCCGCCGTCTCCTGGGTCTGACCCAGCAACAACTCGCCGGCTCGGTCGGGGTCCGCTTCCAGCAGATCCAGAAGTACGAGTGTGGCGCCAACCGCATCAGCGCCGCCCGCCTCTGGCAGCTCAGCGAAGCCCTCGAAGTGCCGGTCGGCTACTTCTACGACGGCCTCAGCGAGACCGACCGTCCGCAAGCGGCGGCCAACGATGGTGAAGGCGGCGGCGAGATGTTCGCCCGCAAGGAAACCCTCGACCTGATCCGCGCCTACTACCAGCTCGGCGAGCGCCCGCGCCGCCGCCTGCTCGACCTCGCCAAGTCGCTGAACGGCGACATCGAAGTCGCGTAA
- a CDS encoding lysophospholipid acyltransferase family protein, with product MRDRRVSWVQDLTWRAEAVAYDVFTFLMRLMPTDFASDVGGWLFRRFGPMTRTHVLAWQNLILAFPEKDEAWRQKVLGDQWESNGRTVFEFPQMDRILPSTGRVELVGRERMQAIRDGGKPVVFVSGHLSNWEVMPAAIVDSGVVCQMTYRAANNPYVDKRIRDSRARYGVRLFAPKGGDGARELLEGMKKGESVALMNDQKFNRGGVAAPFFGREVMAAPGPSRLALRFGTVLQPMSVQRLKGARFRAVVHEPIEVPDTGDKTADIAAGVAAVTKFVEDQVRERPGEWFWVHRRWPKAAYVELAEKGLGPPP from the coding sequence ATGCGTGACAGACGTGTCTCATGGGTCCAGGACCTGACGTGGCGGGCCGAGGCGGTGGCCTATGACGTCTTCACCTTCCTGATGCGGCTGATGCCGACCGATTTCGCTTCGGACGTGGGCGGCTGGCTGTTCCGCCGCTTCGGGCCGATGACCAGGACCCATGTCCTGGCCTGGCAGAACCTGATCCTGGCCTTCCCGGAAAAGGACGAGGCCTGGCGCCAGAAGGTTCTGGGCGACCAGTGGGAGAGCAATGGCCGCACAGTCTTCGAATTCCCGCAGATGGACAGGATCCTGCCCTCGACGGGACGGGTCGAACTGGTGGGCCGCGAGCGGATGCAGGCGATCCGTGACGGCGGCAAGCCCGTGGTGTTCGTTTCGGGCCATCTGTCGAACTGGGAAGTGATGCCGGCCGCCATCGTCGACAGCGGCGTCGTCTGCCAGATGACCTACCGGGCGGCCAACAATCCGTATGTGGACAAACGCATCCGCGACAGTCGGGCCCGCTATGGCGTGCGGCTGTTCGCGCCGAAGGGCGGCGACGGGGCGCGGGAGCTGCTGGAAGGCATGAAGAAGGGCGAGTCGGTGGCCCTGATGAACGACCAGAAGTTCAATCGCGGCGGCGTCGCGGCGCCCTTCTTCGGGCGCGAGGTGATGGCGGCGCCCGGCCCCAGCCGCCTGGCGCTTCGTTTCGGGACGGTTCTGCAGCCGATGAGCGTACAGCGGCTGAAGGGCGCGCGGTTCCGGGCCGTGGTGCATGAGCCGATCGAGGTGCCCGACACCGGCGACAAGACGGCGGACATCGCGGCCGGGGTGGCGGCGGTGACGAAGTTTGTCGAGGATCAGGTGCGCGAGCGGCCGGGCGAATGGTTCTGGGTCCACCGGCGCTGGCCGAAGGCGGCCTATGTGGAGCTGGCGGAAAAGGGCCTGGGGCCGCCGCCGTAG
- a CDS encoding response regulator: protein MSFGLESLRVLLVDDNPHMRSIVATILKGVGVRLVREARDGAEGLQALRDWPADLAIVDFQMQPLDGASFTRLVRGASDSMNIYLPIIMMTGFADRGRVFEARDAGVTEMIAKPLTTRAILNRIETVIMRPRPFVRTADYFGPSRRGIDDVVVKPKVMRELAI from the coding sequence ATGTCGTTTGGTCTGGAGTCGCTACGCGTCCTGCTCGTGGACGATAACCCCCACATGCGCTCCATCGTCGCCACCATCCTGAAAGGCGTGGGTGTCCGCCTCGTGCGCGAGGCGCGCGATGGCGCGGAGGGGCTGCAAGCCCTGCGCGACTGGCCGGCCGATCTGGCCATCGTCGATTTCCAGATGCAGCCGCTCGACGGCGCCAGCTTCACCCGCCTCGTCCGGGGCGCCAGCGACAGCATGAACATCTATCTGCCGATCATCATGATGACCGGCTTCGCCGACCGGGGGCGGGTGTTCGAGGCCCGCGACGCCGGCGTCACAGAGATGATCGCCAAGCCCCTGACCACCCGGGCCATCCTGAACCGGATCGAGACGGTGATCATGCGCCCCCGGCCCTTCGTGCGGACAGCCGACTATTTCGGGCCGTCGCGGCGCGGCATCGATGATGTGGTGGTGAAGCCGAAGGTGATGCGCGAACTGGCGATCTAA
- a CDS encoding M23 family metallopeptidase, which translates to MPDDQVSPSDPALLARLKAQNELKLAALASRIDTEDFRRGFSMPLPARSWRRTGRFGGQRILNGEAKRPHYGTDLAAPKGTAILAPAGGIVSMAQTGMHFEGGLTMIDHGQGLVSIYLHQSRILAQAGQRVERGTKIGEVGATGRATGPHLCWRMTWRGRHLDPMLMVGQVAPV; encoded by the coding sequence TTGCCCGACGACCAGGTCAGCCCCAGCGACCCGGCCCTGCTGGCCCGGCTGAAGGCCCAGAACGAACTGAAACTGGCCGCCCTGGCCAGCCGCATCGACACCGAGGACTTCCGCCGCGGCTTTTCCATGCCCCTGCCGGCCAGAAGCTGGCGGCGCACGGGCCGGTTCGGCGGCCAGCGCATCCTCAACGGCGAGGCCAAGCGGCCCCACTACGGCACGGATCTCGCCGCGCCGAAGGGCACGGCCATCCTCGCCCCGGCCGGCGGCATCGTCAGCATGGCCCAGACCGGCATGCATTTCGAAGGCGGCCTGACCATGATCGACCACGGTCAGGGCCTGGTCAGCATCTACCTGCACCAGTCGAGAATTCTGGCCCAGGCCGGCCAGCGGGTCGAGCGCGGCACGAAGATCGGCGAGGTCGGCGCGACCGGCCGGGCCACCGGCCCGCACCTCTGCTGGCGCATGACCTGGCGCGGACGGCACCTGGATCCCATGCTCATGGTGGGTCAGGTCGCCCCAGTCTGA
- a CDS encoding DUF2093 domain-containing protein, with protein MNAFDRDMGRDLAQLHYGDGEFAILKPGKHVICAVTGVKIPLDALRYWSPEHQEAYAGPAEALKRWKDLTS; from the coding sequence ATGAACGCCTTCGACCGCGACATGGGCCGGGACCTTGCCCAACTCCACTACGGGGACGGTGAATTCGCCATCCTCAAGCCGGGCAAGCATGTGATCTGCGCCGTAACCGGGGTGAAGATCCCGCTCGACGCCCTGCGCTACTGGAGCCCCGAGCATCAGGAAGCCTATGCGGGCCCGGCCGAAGCCCTGAAGCGCTGGAAAGACCTGACCTCCTGA
- the xseA gene encoding exodeoxyribonuclease VII large subunit, with the protein MTDVETPASNAQAYSVSELAFALKRTLEDAYGFVRLRGELSKVTHHSSGHVYLTLKDEKASLDGVVWKGSVRNLQVRPEQGLEVIVTGRITTFPAGSRYQIVIETMEAAGVGALLAQLERLKAKLADEGLFRPERKRPIPAMPAVVGVITSPTGAVIRDILHRIRDRWPCRVVVWPVVVQGDAAAGQVAAAIRAFNAMQLGGPVPRPDVLIVARGGGSVEDLWAFNDEALARTVFEGTIPLISAVGHETDTTLIDFVSDRRAPTPTAAAEMATPVLAELRAAVSGLDQRLSRVAGRMIEDRRTRLAASARGLPRPQDLTAAASQRLDYAASHLSGGLRRNLDLHANRLAAIASPLKPGLLQRRADLGKQTLTALGARLDAAMRRASDTTREHQRLADLGRRMGQCADKVLSDRRQRLEALDKLRLSLDPKRPLRNGFALVTRPDGSLVRQGGPLASGEAVNLMFEDTTRQAVIDGEGGHVAPPPPVAKAAPKKAPPPPTQQGDLF; encoded by the coding sequence GTGACCGACGTCGAAACTCCCGCCAGCAACGCCCAGGCCTATTCCGTCTCGGAACTGGCCTTCGCCCTCAAGCGCACGCTCGAGGACGCCTACGGTTTCGTCCGTCTGCGCGGCGAGCTCTCCAAGGTCACCCACCACTCCAGCGGCCACGTCTACCTGACCCTCAAGGACGAGAAGGCCAGCCTCGACGGCGTCGTCTGGAAGGGTAGCGTACGCAATCTGCAGGTCCGCCCGGAGCAGGGCCTGGAAGTCATCGTCACCGGCCGCATCACCACCTTCCCGGCCGGCAGCCGCTACCAGATCGTCATCGAGACCATGGAGGCGGCCGGCGTCGGCGCCCTGCTCGCCCAACTCGAGCGGCTGAAGGCCAAACTCGCCGACGAGGGCCTGTTCCGCCCCGAACGCAAGCGACCGATCCCGGCCATGCCGGCCGTCGTCGGGGTGATCACCAGCCCGACCGGCGCCGTCATCCGCGACATCCTGCACCGCATCCGCGACCGCTGGCCCTGCCGTGTCGTCGTCTGGCCGGTGGTCGTGCAGGGCGACGCCGCCGCCGGCCAGGTCGCCGCCGCCATCCGCGCCTTCAACGCCATGCAGCTAGGCGGTCCGGTCCCCCGGCCCGACGTGCTGATCGTCGCCCGCGGCGGCGGCTCGGTCGAAGACCTCTGGGCCTTCAACGACGAGGCCTTGGCCCGCACCGTCTTCGAGGGGACCATCCCCCTGATCAGCGCCGTCGGCCACGAGACCGACACCACCCTGATCGACTTCGTCTCAGACCGCCGCGCGCCCACGCCCACCGCCGCCGCCGAGATGGCCACGCCGGTGCTGGCCGAGCTTCGCGCCGCCGTCTCCGGGCTCGACCAGCGTCTGAGCCGCGTCGCCGGCCGGATGATCGAGGACCGCCGCACCCGCCTGGCCGCCAGCGCCCGGGGGCTGCCGCGCCCGCAGGACCTCACCGCCGCCGCCAGCCAGCGCCTGGACTACGCGGCCAGCCACCTCAGCGGCGGCCTGCGCCGTAACCTCGACCTGCACGCCAATCGCCTGGCCGCCATCGCCTCGCCCCTCAAGCCCGGCCTGCTGCAGCGCCGCGCCGATCTGGGCAAGCAGACCCTGACCGCCCTCGGCGCCCGCCTCGACGCCGCCATGCGCCGCGCCTCCGACACCACCCGCGAGCATCAGCGCCTGGCCGACCTCGGCCGCCGCATGGGCCAATGCGCCGACAAGGTGCTCTCCGACCGCCGCCAGCGGCTCGAAGCCCTCGACAAGCTGCGCCTGTCCCTCGACCCCAAGCGCCCCCTGCGCAACGGCTTCGCCCTGGTCACCCGGCCCGACGGCTCGCTGGTTCGCCAGGGCGGCCCGCTGGCCTCCGGCGAGGCGGTCAACCTGATGTTCGAGGACACCACACGCCAGGCGGTGATCGATGGCGAAGGGGGCCATGTCGCCCCACCGCCGCCGGTAGCGAAGGCAGCTCCGAAAAAGGCCCCGCCGCCTCCTACCCAACAAGGCGACCTCTTTTAA
- a CDS encoding GcrA family cell cycle regulator produces MGWTDERVDVLKKLWLDGLSASQIAKQLGGVTRNAVIGKVHRLGLSGRAAPSQPARPVFKAPRPARPVTTATPSAPRRVVEPVVTTTTSGPPPIGNAAPPTHIVRVEAPGSATVLTLGAHMCKWPIGDPSSDEFTFCGRRASEGVYCVDHARVAYQPAQTGKKKAGPNELARSLRRYI; encoded by the coding sequence ATGGGTTGGACCGACGAACGCGTGGATGTTCTCAAGAAGCTGTGGCTGGACGGTCTGTCCGCCAGCCAGATCGCCAAACAGCTTGGCGGGGTCACTCGCAACGCCGTCATCGGCAAGGTCCACCGCCTGGGCCTCAGCGGCCGCGCCGCGCCGTCGCAACCGGCCCGCCCGGTGTTCAAGGCGCCGCGCCCGGCCCGTCCGGTCACCACCGCCACCCCGTCGGCCCCGCGCCGCGTGGTCGAGCCGGTCGTCACCACCACCACCAGCGGCCCGCCCCCGATCGGCAACGCCGCCCCGCCGACCCACATCGTCCGCGTCGAGGCCCCCGGTTCGGCCACCGTGCTGACCCTGGGCGCCCACATGTGCAAGTGGCCGATCGGCGACCCCTCCAGCGACGAGTTCACCTTCTGCGGCCGCCGTGCCAGCGAAGGCGTCTACTGCGTCGACCACGCCCGCGTCGCCTATCAGCCGGCCCAGACCGGCAAGAAGAAGGCCGGCCCCAACGAACTGGCCCGCTCGCTGCGCCGCTACATCTAA